In Archocentrus centrarchus isolate MPI-CPG fArcCen1 chromosome 1, fArcCen1, whole genome shotgun sequence, the following proteins share a genomic window:
- the tspan34a gene encoding tetraspanin 34a: MCCSSLLKIMMFIFNGGIFLAGAVILGVGVWVQVDKNSLLGVLEQVESNSSLSQLVNVSYLLIAVGAVLLVIGFLGCCGAIRESKCMLLTFFIIILVIFLIEVAGGVVLFVFQGLAGELLQELEDEVRQSLENKYGEDESLTSLWNVTMEEFKCCGYRNYTDFDNSPFYNLNGKNVYPTPCCNSTITIGACNTNKAELSNIDGCFDKLLQLIEDNAQIIAAVALGITALEIAAMVVSMVLYCRVGKN, translated from the exons ATGTGTTGTTCCAGCTTACTCAAAATTATGATGTTTATCTTCAATGGCGGCATCTTT TTAGCAGGTGCAGTCATTCTGGGTGTGGGAGTGTGGGTGCAGGTGGACAAGAATTCGCTGCTGGGTGTACTGGAACAAGTGGAAAGTAACTCTTCGTTATCGCAACTGGTCAACGTCAGCTACCTGCTCATCGCAGTGGGCGCTGTACTTCTGGTCATTGGCTTCCTGGGCTGCTGTGGAGCCATCAGGGAGAGCAAGTGCATGCTGCTGACG TTCTTCATTATCATATTGGTTATCTTCCTCATCGAGGTTGCAGGAGGCGTGGTGCTATTTGTCTTCCAGGGTTTG GCTGGTGAGCTTCTTCAGGAACTGGAAGATGAGGTTAGACAGAGTCTTGAAAACAAATATGGAGAAGATGAAAGTCTGACCTCACTCTGGAACGTAACAATGGAGGAG TTTAAATGCTGTGGATACAGGAACTACACAGATTTTGACAACTCCCCTTTTTACAATCTCAATGGAAAAAATGTCTATCCAACCCCATGCTGTAATTCAACCATCACCATCGGTGCATGCAACACAAATAAAGCAGAACTTTCG AATATTGACGGCTGCTTtgacaaactgctgcagctgataGAGGACAATGCTCAGATCATTGCAGCTGTGGCGCTGGGAATCACTGCTCTTGAG ATTGCTGCCATGGTGGTTTCAATGGTTCTCTACTGTCGAGTTGGCAAGAACTGA
- the LOC115781200 gene encoding ras-related protein Rab-3D-like — translation MALARDPGVAQEQRDPADQNFDYMFKLLIIGNSSVGKTSFLFRYADDSFTSAFVSTVGIDFKVKTIYRKNKRVKLQIWDTAGQERYRTITTAYYRGAMGFLLMYDITSQDSFFTVQDWATQIKTYSWDNAQVVLIGNKLDLEEDRQVPTENGQRLAKELGFQFFEASAKDNINVKQVFDRLVDVICEKMNESVNGDVRPAASHKGDSLEDTPSTSQGGCAC, via the exons ATGGCTTTAGCCAGAGATCCAGGAGTGGCCCAGGAACAGAGGGATCCAGCCGACCAAAACTTTGACTACATGTTCAAGCTGCTGATTATCGGCAACAGCAGCGTGGGAAAGACCTCATTCCTGTTCCGATATGCAGATGACTCATTCACTTCGGCGTTTGTCAGCACGGTGGGCATCGACTTCAAAGTCAAGACCATCTACAGGAAGAACAAGCGGGTCAAGCTACAGATTTGG GACACAGCTGGGCAGGAGCGCTACCGCACCATCACCACAGCGTACTATAGAGGCGCCATGGGATTCCTGCTCATGTATGATATCACAAGTCAGGATTCGTTTTTCACTGTTCAGGACTG GGCAACACAAATCAAGACTTACTCATGGGACAATGCTCAGGTGGTGCTGATTGGCAATAAGCTGGATTTGGAAGAGGACAGGCAGGTACCAACTGAGAATGGCCAAAGACTGGCCAAAGAGCTCG GTTTCCAGTTCTTCGAGGCCAGCGCCAAAGATAACATCAATGTGAAGCAGGTCTTTGACAGGCTGGTGGACGTCATCTGCGAGAAGATGAACGAGAGCGTCAACGGTGATGTCAGGCCGGCAGCCAGTCACAAGGGAGATAGCCTGGAGGACACACCCAGCACCAGTCAGGGTGGCTGTGCATGCTGA
- the pld6 gene encoding mitochondrial cardiolipin hydrolase isoform X4 codes for MRTVEVVGLGVVVLSLSVELLGWLFSRRRSGRATNKVLFFPSEVACVEHIFSPTSPRSCFCSLPHGVETSFSRLLRCVLSACSTLDLCVFSFSNMDLSRAVLLLHSRGVTIRVLTDKDYSAITGSQIGVLRKAGICVRCDVSSVHMHHKFAVVDGHVLITGSLNWTLTAVQSNMENVVITEEPDLVQPFIKEFHRLWVHNDPARYLHSSDANTATSC; via the exons ATGCGGACAGTGGAGGTGGTCGGCCTGGGAGTGGTGGTTCTCTCCCTCAGTGTGGAGCTGCTTGGTTGGCTTTTCAGTCGTCGCAGGTCTGGAAGAGCCACCAATAAGGTCCTCTTCTTCCCCTCAGAGGTGGCTTGTGTGGAGCATATCTTCTCTCCCACTTCCCCTCG TTCCTGTTTCTGCTCATTGCCTCATGGTGTAGAGACCTCTTTCTCTCGTCTTCTCCGCTGCGTCCTGTCTGCTTGCTCCACTCTGGACTTGTGTGTCTTTTCCTTTTCCAACATGGATCTTTCTAGGGCTGTACTATTGCTGCATAGCAGGGGCGTAACCATCCGAGTCCTCACTGATAAGGACTATTCGGCCATCACTGGGTCCCAGATCGGGGTCCTCCGCAAGGCTG GGATCTGCGTGCGGTGCGATGTGAGCTCTGTCCACATGCATCACAAGTTTGCAGTGGTGGACGGCCACGTCCTCATCACCGGCTCCCTCAACTGGACGCTGACAGCAGTGCAGAGCAACATGGAGAACGTCGTTATCACTGAGGAGCCCGACCTGGTGCAACCTTTCATCAAGGAGTTCCACAGGCTGTGGGTGCACAATGATCCAGCCCGATACCTCCACTCAAGTGACGCCAACACTGCAACCAGCTGCTGA
- the pld6 gene encoding mitochondrial cardiolipin hydrolase isoform X3, with protein MVSSIRASLPGPETANQLQTITLRSPCLTVAMRTVEVVGLGVVVLSLSVELLGWLFSRRRSGRATNKVLFFPSEVACVEHIFSPTSPRSCFCSLPHGVETSFSRLLRCVLSACSTLDLCVFSFSNMDLSRAVLLLHSRGVTIRVLTDKDYSAITGSQIGVLRKAGICVRCDVSSVHMHHKFAVVDGHVLITGSLNWTLTAVQSNMENVVITEEPDLVQPFIKEFHRLWVHNDPARYLHSSDANTATSC; from the exons atggtttcaTCAATTagagcaagtcttccaggtcctgaaaCAGCAAACCAGCTCCAGACCATTACACTACGgtcaccatgtttgactgttg CAATGCGGACAGTGGAGGTGGTCGGCCTGGGAGTGGTGGTTCTCTCCCTCAGTGTGGAGCTGCTTGGTTGGCTTTTCAGTCGTCGCAGGTCTGGAAGAGCCACCAATAAGGTCCTCTTCTTCCCCTCAGAGGTGGCTTGTGTGGAGCATATCTTCTCTCCCACTTCCCCTCG TTCCTGTTTCTGCTCATTGCCTCATGGTGTAGAGACCTCTTTCTCTCGTCTTCTCCGCTGCGTCCTGTCTGCTTGCTCCACTCTGGACTTGTGTGTCTTTTCCTTTTCCAACATGGATCTTTCTAGGGCTGTACTATTGCTGCATAGCAGGGGCGTAACCATCCGAGTCCTCACTGATAAGGACTATTCGGCCATCACTGGGTCCCAGATCGGGGTCCTCCGCAAGGCTG GGATCTGCGTGCGGTGCGATGTGAGCTCTGTCCACATGCATCACAAGTTTGCAGTGGTGGACGGCCACGTCCTCATCACCGGCTCCCTCAACTGGACGCTGACAGCAGTGCAGAGCAACATGGAGAACGTCGTTATCACTGAGGAGCCCGACCTGGTGCAACCTTTCATCAAGGAGTTCCACAGGCTGTGGGTGCACAATGATCCAGCCCGATACCTCCACTCAAGTGACGCCAACACTGCAACCAGCTGCTGA
- the pld6 gene encoding mitochondrial cardiolipin hydrolase isoform X2 gives MGLAACYWLSDVSVISIASDDTALETAYSHVVATEARSAMRTVEVVGLGVVVLSLSVELLGWLFSRRRSGRATNKVLFFPSEVACVEHIFSPTSPRSCFCSLPHGVETSFSRLLRCVLSACSTLDLCVFSFSNMDLSRAVLLLHSRGVTIRVLTDKDYSAITGSQIGVLRKAGICVRCDVSSVHMHHKFAVVDGHVLITGSLNWTLTAVQSNMENVVITEEPDLVQPFIKEFHRLWVHNDPARYLHSSDANTATSC, from the exons ATGGGCCTCGCGGCCTGCTATTGGCTGTCTGACGTGTCAGTTATCTCGATTGCTAGTGACGACACAGCGCTTGAAACAGCCTATTCCCACGTGGTGGCGACAGAAGCTCGTTCAg CAATGCGGACAGTGGAGGTGGTCGGCCTGGGAGTGGTGGTTCTCTCCCTCAGTGTGGAGCTGCTTGGTTGGCTTTTCAGTCGTCGCAGGTCTGGAAGAGCCACCAATAAGGTCCTCTTCTTCCCCTCAGAGGTGGCTTGTGTGGAGCATATCTTCTCTCCCACTTCCCCTCG TTCCTGTTTCTGCTCATTGCCTCATGGTGTAGAGACCTCTTTCTCTCGTCTTCTCCGCTGCGTCCTGTCTGCTTGCTCCACTCTGGACTTGTGTGTCTTTTCCTTTTCCAACATGGATCTTTCTAGGGCTGTACTATTGCTGCATAGCAGGGGCGTAACCATCCGAGTCCTCACTGATAAGGACTATTCGGCCATCACTGGGTCCCAGATCGGGGTCCTCCGCAAGGCTG GGATCTGCGTGCGGTGCGATGTGAGCTCTGTCCACATGCATCACAAGTTTGCAGTGGTGGACGGCCACGTCCTCATCACCGGCTCCCTCAACTGGACGCTGACAGCAGTGCAGAGCAACATGGAGAACGTCGTTATCACTGAGGAGCCCGACCTGGTGCAACCTTTCATCAAGGAGTTCCACAGGCTGTGGGTGCACAATGATCCAGCCCGATACCTCCACTCAAGTGACGCCAACACTGCAACCAGCTGCTGA
- the pld6 gene encoding mitochondrial cardiolipin hydrolase isoform X1, producing the protein MGLAACYWLSDVSVISIASDDTALETAYSHVVATEARSAAMRTVEVVGLGVVVLSLSVELLGWLFSRRRSGRATNKVLFFPSEVACVEHIFSPTSPRSCFCSLPHGVETSFSRLLRCVLSACSTLDLCVFSFSNMDLSRAVLLLHSRGVTIRVLTDKDYSAITGSQIGVLRKAGICVRCDVSSVHMHHKFAVVDGHVLITGSLNWTLTAVQSNMENVVITEEPDLVQPFIKEFHRLWVHNDPARYLHSSDANTATSC; encoded by the exons ATGGGCCTCGCGGCCTGCTATTGGCTGTCTGACGTGTCAGTTATCTCGATTGCTAGTGACGACACAGCGCTTGAAACAGCCTATTCCCACGTGGTGGCGACAGAAGCTCGTTCAg CAGCAATGCGGACAGTGGAGGTGGTCGGCCTGGGAGTGGTGGTTCTCTCCCTCAGTGTGGAGCTGCTTGGTTGGCTTTTCAGTCGTCGCAGGTCTGGAAGAGCCACCAATAAGGTCCTCTTCTTCCCCTCAGAGGTGGCTTGTGTGGAGCATATCTTCTCTCCCACTTCCCCTCG TTCCTGTTTCTGCTCATTGCCTCATGGTGTAGAGACCTCTTTCTCTCGTCTTCTCCGCTGCGTCCTGTCTGCTTGCTCCACTCTGGACTTGTGTGTCTTTTCCTTTTCCAACATGGATCTTTCTAGGGCTGTACTATTGCTGCATAGCAGGGGCGTAACCATCCGAGTCCTCACTGATAAGGACTATTCGGCCATCACTGGGTCCCAGATCGGGGTCCTCCGCAAGGCTG GGATCTGCGTGCGGTGCGATGTGAGCTCTGTCCACATGCATCACAAGTTTGCAGTGGTGGACGGCCACGTCCTCATCACCGGCTCCCTCAACTGGACGCTGACAGCAGTGCAGAGCAACATGGAGAACGTCGTTATCACTGAGGAGCCCGACCTGGTGCAACCTTTCATCAAGGAGTTCCACAGGCTGTGGGTGCACAATGATCCAGCCCGATACCTCCACTCAAGTGACGCCAACACTGCAACCAGCTGCTGA
- the LOC115786255 gene encoding transcription elongation factor 1 homolog has product MGRRKSKRKPPPKKKMTGDLETQFTCPFCNHEKSCDVKMERSRNTGIISCTVCLEEFQTPITYLSEPVDVYSDWIDACEAANQ; this is encoded by the exons ATGGGTCGCCGCAAGTCCAAAAGAAAGCCTCCTCCTAAGAAGAAGATGACAGGGGATCTGGAAACTCAGTTCACATGTCCTTTCTGCAACCACGAGAAGTCATGCGATGTCAAAAT GGAGAGAAGCAGAAACACTGGAATAATATCGTGTACAGTCTGCTTGGAGGAATTCCAGACCCCCATTACTT ATCTGTCAGAGCCAGTTGATGTGTACAGTGATTGGATAGACGCCTGTGAAGCAGCCAATCAGTAG